Proteins found in one Silene latifolia isolate original U9 population unplaced genomic scaffold, ASM4854445v1 scaffold_20.1, whole genome shotgun sequence genomic segment:
- the LOC141638303 gene encoding uncharacterized protein LOC141638303, whose translation MTNNDSQTSDTKTPASFSIIPGVKITPVEFNGKNYDDWSRCFRLALLAKGKLDYIDGTISKPADTDPDFKSWRSANALVSAWIFNTIDPDLRTSISLQDNATLLWADIKHRFTMVNDAYIFKLESDINTCKQGPTESVMAYYGRMKKLWDDLIANDGFPSCSCNPCSCNLLTLLGRHRDKKRVRSFLMGIDSRYATLRSHILGTDPLPNLNQIYSRLLQEDGMRNSLETVTPEPRSDPMIYAARVQQGSINFGGGNQTHGIRIDNTDPPETT comes from the coding sequence ATGACGAACAATGATTCACAAACTTCTGACACAAAAACTCCGGCATCGTTTTCGATTATTCCGGGCGTGAAAATAACTCCAGTCGAATTCAATGGGAAAAATTATGATGATTGGTCTCGTTGTTTCCGTCTTGCTCTCCTCGCCAAAGGAAAGCTCGACTACATCGACGGGACGATCTCAAAACCAGCTGACACTGACCCTGATTTCAAGTCATGGCGCTCCGCTAATGCTCTTGTGTCGGCCTGGATATTCAACACCATTGATCCAGACCTTCGCACCTCGATATCCTTGCAGGACAATGCTACTTTGCTTTGGGCCGACATCAAACACCGATTTACCATGGTAAACGACGCTTATATCTTTAAATTAGAAAGTGATATTAACACTTGTAAACAGGGGCCAACAGAGTCGGTAATGGCGTACTATGGGCGGATGAAGAAGCTATGGGACGATTTAATTGCTAATGATGGCTTTCCCTCATGCTCCTGTAATCCCTGCTCCTGCAATCTGCTCACACTCCTTGGCCGTCACCGCGACAAGAAACGGGTACGTTCCTTTCTTATGGGCATCGACTCTCGCTATGCTACCCTACGGTCCCATATTCTAGGGACTGATCCTCTGCCAAATTTAAACCAGATTTATAGCCGTCTTCTTCAAGAAGACGGGATGCGTAATTCTTTAGAAACAGTAACTCCTGAACCTCGCTCGGACCCCATGATTTATGCTGCTCGTGTTCAACAGGGGTCGATTAATTTCGGGGGCGGGAATCAGACTCACGGGATTAGAATAGATAACACCGACCCCCCCGAAACCACCTAA